The following proteins are co-located in the Bacteroidia bacterium genome:
- a CDS encoding DUF502 domain-containing protein, giving the protein MFFVLLKNLIFDLYILKQFNSNDFFFRNKEEEIPTFTPLTKIVPHMKTFARYFIQGLLITVPVVFTGFIIFKIFLFIGSLLNMFGLIFNPYIDPFIELSVLLLLIFLMGMLGSSIVFKSFFTVFEHLIERAPLVKIIYSSVKDFLSAFVGQKKRFNRPVLVIINREASVQQLGFITQDDLAELGIKDGRVAVYMPLSYAFSGRLVIVPKENITLLDASASDVMKFIISGGVTEIE; this is encoded by the coding sequence ATGTTTTTTGTCCTCCTGAAAAATTTAATTTTTGACTTGTATATTTTAAAACAGTTTAATTCGAACGATTTCTTTTTCAGAAACAAAGAGGAAGAAATCCCTACTTTTACACCGCTAACCAAAATCGTACCACACATGAAAACATTTGCGCGTTATTTTATACAAGGCTTGCTAATAACGGTTCCGGTGGTATTTACCGGATTTATTATTTTCAAAATATTTTTATTTATCGGCTCTTTGTTGAATATGTTTGGCTTGATTTTTAATCCCTACATCGATCCATTTATTGAACTTTCAGTATTATTATTGCTGATATTTTTGATGGGAATGTTGGGTTCGTCGATTGTTTTCAAATCCTTTTTTACGGTATTTGAACATTTGATTGAAAGAGCTCCACTTGTAAAAATTATTTATTCATCAGTAAAAGATTTTTTATCCGCATTTGTCGGACAAAAAAAACGATTCAATCGTCCGGTGTTAGTTATTATCAACCGCGAAGCGAGTGTTCAGCAATTAGGATTTATTACGCAAGATGATTTAGCAGAATTAGGAATAAAAGACGGACGAGTAGCTGTTTATATGCCACTTTCGTACGCATTCTCGGGACGCTTGGTCATTGTTCCGAAAGAAAACATTACGCTTTTAGACGCATCTGCATCGGATGTCATGAAATTTATTATTTCGGGTGGTGTTACAGAAATTGAGTAA
- a CDS encoding mannose-1-phosphate guanylyltransferase, with amino-acid sequence MAGGIGSRFWPMSRTAHPKQFLDILGTGSSLLQQTYSRFLPLCPKENIFVVTNELYKNMVREQLPDIPEKNILCEPARKNTAPCVAYACYKIYQTNPEANIVVAPSDHLILKENTFIKAVKSCFKKASADNCLVTLGIKPSRPDTGYGYIQYQDSDKKEKDSRIKKVKTFTEKPDLEMATFFMKSGDFLWNSGIFIWTAKSIVEAFEKHLPEMHSIFKEGIGKYDTPEEPNFIKQAYSRCKNISIDYGVMEKADNVYVRSSVIGWSDLGTWGSLYNHIKKDENENAIVGKNVMMYDSKKCIVNVSAGKLAVIEGLEDYIVVDSDNILLICKKQDEQQIRTFVNDVKVEKGDKFV; translated from the coding sequence ATGGCGGGAGGTATTGGAAGCCGCTTTTGGCCCATGAGTCGCACCGCACATCCAAAACAATTTTTAGATATTTTGGGAACTGGGAGTTCTTTATTGCAACAAACATATTCGCGCTTTTTACCACTTTGTCCGAAAGAAAATATTTTTGTTGTTACCAATGAATTGTACAAAAATATGGTGCGCGAACAATTACCAGATATTCCCGAAAAAAATATTTTGTGTGAACCTGCACGTAAAAATACCGCACCCTGCGTAGCTTATGCTTGTTATAAAATTTATCAAACCAATCCGGAAGCGAACATTGTTGTGGCACCTTCCGATCATCTTATCTTAAAAGAAAATACGTTTATAAAAGCTGTTAAATCTTGTTTCAAAAAAGCAAGCGCTGATAATTGTTTGGTTACTTTAGGCATCAAGCCAAGCCGGCCAGACACGGGTTACGGATACATTCAATACCAAGATTCTGACAAAAAAGAAAAAGATTCGCGCATCAAAAAAGTAAAAACATTTACAGAAAAGCCGGACTTGGAAATGGCGACTTTTTTCATGAAAAGTGGTGATTTCCTTTGGAATTCGGGTATTTTTATTTGGACAGCCAAAAGTATTGTCGAAGCATTTGAAAAACATTTGCCCGAAATGCATTCTATTTTTAAAGAAGGAATCGGAAAATACGATACTCCTGAAGAGCCTAATTTTATTAAGCAAGCGTACTCTCGTTGCAAAAATATTTCAATTGATTATGGTGTGATGGAAAAAGCCGACAACGTGTATGTGCGCTCTTCCGTCATCGGGTGGTCGGATTTAGGAACCTGGGGATCGCTTTATAATCACATCAAAAAAGACGAAAACGAAAATGCGATTGTCGGAAAAAATGTGATGATGTACGATTCTAAAAAATGTATTGTGAATGTTTCTGCTGGAAAATTAGCTGTGATTGAAGGCTTGGAAGATTATATCGTAGTGGATTCCGACAATATTTTATTGATCTGTAAAAAACAAGACGAACAGCAAATACGCACTTTTGTGAATGATGTAAAAGTGGAAAAAGGCGATAAATTCGTGTAG
- a CDS encoding CopD family protein, which produces MEFHYILALHIIFIVTWFAGLFYMPRLFIYHVEAEKKPELEKKILQTQFKIMEKNLWYIITWPSMILTLLFGPWMVILNPSYLTHPYFILKLCFVFGLIVYHFRCHIIFKQLQNDIIKTTSFRLRLFNEIATVFLFAIVFIIVLKDQTSFIWGLLGLIVFAAMMFVVIKMYKKSREKNEQK; this is translated from the coding sequence ATGGAATTTCACTACATCCTCGCACTTCACATCATTTTTATAGTAACTTGGTTTGCTGGACTTTTTTACATGCCGCGACTTTTTATTTATCACGTAGAAGCAGAAAAAAAACCGGAGCTCGAAAAAAAAATTCTGCAAACGCAATTTAAAATAATGGAAAAAAATTTGTGGTACATCATCACTTGGCCCTCGATGATTTTAACCTTACTATTTGGTCCATGGATGGTGATTTTAAATCCAAGTTATTTAACGCACCCGTATTTTATTTTGAAATTATGTTTCGTTTTTGGATTGATTGTATACCATTTCCGTTGCCACATTATTTTCAAACAATTGCAAAATGACATCATCAAAACCACTTCTTTTCGCTTGCGTCTTTTTAACGAAATCGCCACTGTTTTTTTATTTGCTATCGTTTTTATAATTGTTTTAAAAGATCAAACCAGCTTTATTTGGGGCTTACTCGGCTTGATTGTTTTTGCCGCTATGATGTTTGTCGTGATTAAGATGTACAAAAAAAGCAGAGAGAAAAACGAGCAGAAATAA
- a CDS encoding cation:proton antiporter: MTLLSVDFSLPLQDNVLVFALVLSIILFAPILLKKLRIPGIIGLIIAGVIIGPHGTNLLVKNSSIDLFGTIGLLYIMFLAGLEIDLNDFIKNKNLSLFFGTLTFLFPLCFGTAISFYFLKFSFTSSILLASMFASHTLITYPIISRLGLTKSKSVTMTIGGTIITDTAVLLVLAVITGSAKGGLNSEFWIRLGISLLIFVLIVLIIIPRIGRWFFRKLEGEGSSQFVFVLAVVFTSAFLAELAGVEPIIGAFLAGLALNRLIPHTSALMNRIVFVGNTLFIPFFLINVGMLVDLHVLFNGSHAFVVAGTIIIAAYIGKWLASFVTQKIFRFSAIERKLIFGMSTSHAAATLAVVLVGFKMGLFNENTLNGTILLILITCLVSSFIVENNGRKLAIIEGEKKPDMTQIPQRILIPISNPNTIERLIDLAFMIKNPKSKSPLYPLVVVKDDEEAREKILANDKMLEKLAIHASALEQKIQNVSRVDINVSSGIIRAIKELIITDVIIGWNAAISATDRIFGSVLDNLLQNTDQMIFVTKIIHPLNTLRKIITLVPENAELEIGFSRWIKSMKILSDQTGSKIIFFSTQISAEKIKSEAMKNKFSADISFQVFDEWQDFLMLSRDINPDDLIVMINARPHTISYNPYLDNIPKKLAKHFQRNSFVVIYPEQNASEDNEKVTQLNDLMTSPIEEIDKLRKRAQKTLGWKS, translated from the coding sequence ATGACACTACTTTCTGTTGATTTTTCTTTGCCGCTTCAAGACAATGTACTCGTGTTCGCATTGGTTCTTTCTATTATTTTATTCGCACCTATTTTATTAAAAAAATTACGCATTCCAGGTATCATCGGATTAATCATTGCAGGTGTCATAATTGGTCCGCACGGCACCAATTTATTGGTCAAAAATTCCAGCATTGATTTATTTGGAACCATCGGTTTGCTGTATATTATGTTTTTGGCAGGCTTGGAAATCGACCTAAATGATTTTATCAAAAATAAAAACCTCAGCTTGTTTTTTGGCACACTTACTTTTCTTTTTCCGCTCTGTTTCGGAACCGCCATTTCATTTTATTTTTTAAAATTTAGCTTCACATCTTCCATTCTTTTAGCAAGCATGTTTGCATCGCACACCTTAATTACGTACCCAATTATAAGCCGTTTGGGCTTAACCAAAAGTAAATCTGTAACGATGACAATTGGCGGAACGATTATTACCGACACCGCCGTTCTCCTTGTATTGGCAGTAATTACAGGTTCAGCAAAAGGCGGACTCAATTCCGAATTTTGGATCCGACTCGGTATTTCTCTATTAATTTTTGTATTGATTGTATTGATAATTATTCCGCGCATCGGGAGATGGTTTTTTCGTAAGCTCGAAGGCGAAGGAAGTTCCCAATTTGTTTTTGTGCTCGCTGTTGTTTTTACTTCTGCATTTTTAGCAGAACTTGCCGGCGTAGAACCTATTATTGGTGCATTTTTAGCTGGGCTCGCACTGAACCGATTAATTCCACACACATCTGCTTTGATGAACCGAATTGTATTTGTCGGCAACACTCTTTTCATTCCATTTTTTCTGATAAACGTAGGCATGTTGGTTGATTTACACGTCTTGTTTAATGGCAGCCACGCCTTTGTAGTTGCTGGAACCATTATCATCGCAGCCTACATTGGAAAATGGTTGGCTTCTTTTGTTACACAAAAAATTTTCCGCTTTTCTGCCATCGAGCGAAAACTTATTTTTGGGATGAGTACTTCTCATGCCGCTGCTACATTGGCTGTTGTTTTAGTAGGTTTTAAAATGGGATTGTTTAATGAAAATACCTTGAACGGAACTATTTTATTGATTTTAATTACCTGTCTCGTAAGTTCTTTTATTGTAGAAAATAACGGACGAAAATTAGCGATTATAGAAGGTGAGAAAAAGCCTGATATGACGCAGATTCCACAACGAATTTTAATACCAATCTCCAACCCAAATACGATTGAACGCTTGATTGATTTGGCTTTTATGATTAAAAATCCGAAATCGAAAAGTCCGCTATACCCTTTGGTTGTTGTGAAAGATGATGAAGAAGCGCGCGAAAAAATTTTAGCAAATGATAAAATGCTCGAAAAATTAGCGATTCATGCTTCTGCGCTGGAACAAAAAATACAAAACGTTTCGCGTGTGGATATCAACGTTTCCAGCGGAATTATCAGAGCCATCAAAGAATTAATTATTACGGATGTCATTATTGGATGGAATGCTGCTATTTCCGCTACAGATCGCATTTTCGGAAGTGTGTTAGACAATTTACTTCAAAATACAGATCAGATGATTTTCGTAACAAAAATCATTCATCCACTCAATACGCTTCGAAAAATAATTACGCTTGTTCCCGAAAATGCAGAACTGGAAATTGGTTTTTCCAGATGGATAAAATCGATGAAAATATTGTCGGATCAAACGGGTTCAAAAATTATTTTTTTCAGCACACAAATTAGTGCCGAAAAAATAAAATCCGAAGCGATGAAAAATAAATTTTCTGCCGATATTTCTTTTCAAGTTTTTGACGAATGGCAAGATTTTTTAATGCTTTCGCGAGACATCAATCCAGACGATCTAATTGTAATGATTAATGCGCGCCCACATACCATTTCCTATAATCCGTATTTGGATAACATACCAAAAAAACTCGCCAAACACTTTCAGCGCAACAGTTTCGTAGTTATTTATCCAGAACAAAATGCAAGCGAAGACAATGAAAAAGTTACGCAACTGAACGATTTAATGACTTCTCCGATAGAAGAAATTGATAAACTCCGCAAACGCGCACAAAAAACACTCGGCTGGAAAAGCTAA